Genomic window (Chryseobacterium sp. H1D6B):
CTTCGTTCAGCGATATTAAAATCATATTACAGCCACTTGAAATTTATCAGAAGAAGATTAAGTTTTCGTGGTGTTTCAGAAGTTTTACATCATCTGAATGATGAATTATATGCGGCGATTTTTAATAATGAGTTCATTACGACTGAAGATATTCTTAAAAGAGCAGATGAAGCCGAAAAAATCCTGATCAGCCAGCATAATTCTTTGTTCTTAGATCTTTTGGTGAATTTCAGAGACAGAGTGAAAATTTTCGGGACTCATTTTGCTACTTTGGATATCCGTCAGGACAGCAGGATTCATCAGCAGGCTATTGACCAGATCTACACTAAAGTGTATGGAAACGATGAAGTGAGTAATGAGGAAAAATTCAATACATTAATTGAGTTTTCGGGAACGGTAAACGCTGAAGATTTCGAAGATATTGTAGAAGATACTTTAAAAACAGTCGCACAGATCAAAGACATCCAGCAGCTGAATGGATACAGAGGAATGAACCGCTACATTATTTCTAATTCCGATGCTGTAAAAGATGTAATGAATGTATACGCATTTTTCAAAGTTTCCGGATATAAAGATGAAGAGATCGATATGGATATTGTTCCGCTGTTTGAAACAATGGAGGGCTTAGATAATGCAGAAAACGTAATGAAGGAACTGTATCAAAATCCTGTCTACACAAAGCATTTAAAAAGAAGAGGAAACCAGCAGACCATCATGCTTGGATTCTCAGACGGAACGAAAGACGGCGGTTATTTAAAAGCCAACTGGGAAATTTATAAAGCAAAAGAAGTTCTTACCAGTCTTTCTGAACAGAACGGTATAAAAGTAGTCTTCTTTGACGGCCGCGGCGGACCTCCGGCAAGAGGAGGCGGAAAAACCCACGATTTCTATGCTTCACAGGGAAAAACAATTGCTAATAATAAAATTGAATTAACCATTCAAGGGCAGACGATCACCAGTATTTTCGGAAATAAAGAACAGGCAAAATTCAATTTTGAACAGCTGCTGACTGCCGGAGTAGAAAATGATGTTTTCAAGAACTCTAAAAAAGATTTAACTGAAAAAGAAAGAAAACTGATCATTGAACTTGCAGACATCAGTTACAAAAAATATTCTGATCTAAAAGCCCATCCGATGTTCGTTCCTTATCTTCAGGAGATGAGTACGCTGGAATATTACGGAAAAACGAATATCGGAAGCCGTCCTTCAAAACGTGGCGGCGGCAGTGAGCTGAGATTTGAAGATCTAAGGGCAATTCCGTTTGTGGGATCATGGTCTCAGCTGAAGCAGAACGTTCCCGGATTTTTTGGATTTGGATTTGCTATGGAAGAAATGAAGAAGCAGGGAAGATTTGAAGAAGTAAGAGAATTGTATAAAGGTTCAGACTTCTTTAAAACTTTAGTTTTAAACTCAATGATGAGTATGAATAAATCCTATTTCCCGCTGACTTACTATATTAAAAGCAATCCGAAGTTTGGAGCATTCTGGAGTGTACTTTTTGAAGAATACAGCCTCTCTAAAGATATTATGCTTGAACTGACAGGATTTAAACTGCTTCAGGAAGAAGATCCGCTGTCTAGAAAATCAGTGAAGATCCGTGAAAAAATTGTACTGCCGTTATTGAGTATCCAGCAGTATGCTTTAATGAAAATCCAGAAAGGAGAAGGAAACAAAGAAGCTTATGAAAAGCTGGTAACCCGTTCTCTGTTTGGAAATATTAATGCGAGCAGGAATTCGGCTTAATTCTTTGAACCATTAAAATTCATTAAACGTAAAGTTTGTCATTCAGAATAGAATGAAGAATCTTATTTTAAGCATAAAGATTTCTCGATACGACTTTTGCAGAAATCTACTCGAAATGACGGATACGGATCATCACGAATAGTTAATTCTGTCATTCAGAACGCAGCAAAGCGGAGTGAAGAATCTCTGTAGATAT
Coding sequences:
- a CDS encoding phosphoenolpyruvate carboxylase, with the translated sequence MIHDQRAEKFRQIVENKFQIYNSLFMSLPYDKMTNIGMLLPFLYEESKNGYDAGKTPEEIVEEFFKNHTDLHSEEQKLELLFKIIQYIERQVVLFDSIEDAAFPNLHSESDSGTVTNLFERSLQDHKLEKVREKLKDFTVKVVFTAHPTQFYPSSVQRIIQDLRSAITTDSVTNIDTLLQQLGKTPFVNKEKPTPIDEALSIISYLRYVYYDTIGELFTKIKTTFRNGNFHLHEDLIQLGFWPGGDRDGNPFVTADVTKRVAEELRSAILKSYYSHLKFIRRRLSFRGVSEVLHHLNDELYAAIFNNEFITTEDILKRADEAEKILISQHNSLFLDLLVNFRDRVKIFGTHFATLDIRQDSRIHQQAIDQIYTKVYGNDEVSNEEKFNTLIEFSGTVNAEDFEDIVEDTLKTVAQIKDIQQLNGYRGMNRYIISNSDAVKDVMNVYAFFKVSGYKDEEIDMDIVPLFETMEGLDNAENVMKELYQNPVYTKHLKRRGNQQTIMLGFSDGTKDGGYLKANWEIYKAKEVLTSLSEQNGIKVVFFDGRGGPPARGGGKTHDFYASQGKTIANNKIELTIQGQTITSIFGNKEQAKFNFEQLLTAGVENDVFKNSKKDLTEKERKLIIELADISYKKYSDLKAHPMFVPYLQEMSTLEYYGKTNIGSRPSKRGGGSELRFEDLRAIPFVGSWSQLKQNVPGFFGFGFAMEEMKKQGRFEEVRELYKGSDFFKTLVLNSMMSMNKSYFPLTYYIKSNPKFGAFWSVLFEEYSLSKDIMLELTGFKLLQEEDPLSRKSVKIREKIVLPLLSIQQYALMKIQKGEGNKEAYEKLVTRSLFGNINASRNSA